DNA from Terriglobus tenax:
ACAACCTGCAGCCCGGTGCGTTTGTTGCCGCCGGAGTGATTCCGGGCAACGTGGTGACGACGACCAACACGCCGCGCCTGAACCGCATCCGTCCGTATCAGGGTTACAACGCCATCAATACGGTTGCGCCCATCTTCATGGCTAACTACAACGGCCTGCAGATTGCCGGACAGAAGAACTGGAAGAACGGTTCGCTGTTCAGCGCCAACTACACCTGGTCGCGTGCGCTGACGAATGCAAATGCCGACCGCACTGGTGCACCGCAGAATAACTACGACCTGGCCGCCGAGTATGGCCGCGCTGCCGCAGACCGTACCCACATCTTCAACTTCAACTTCGTCTACCACCTGCCGTTCGCCGATCAGCAGGGCTTTACCCACCGCCTGCTGGGTGGATGGGAGCTGTCGACCGCCGGCTACTTCCAGAGCGGCCTGCCGCTTACCCCGTCGACCTCGTCGCTGGATCCTGGCGGCATCGGCTTCCTGGGCTCGTCAGCCGCGGGTGGGCGTCCGGACCGCGTGGGTGACCCGAACAGCGGAGCTGGTGTTGGCTCCTACCTGAAGTGGTTCAATACCGCTGCCTTTGCCACCGTTCCGACGGGTGTCTATCGTGCGGGTAATTCCCGCCGCGCGGTCATCAACGGACCTGGCTGGTGGCGTGTGGACCCGGGCCTGTTCCGCAATGTCCGCATTGTGGAAGGTGTCTCGCTGCAGCTTCGTGGTGAGTTCATCAACGTGTTCAACCACACCAACTGGGACACGGTGGGCACGAACATCTCCACGGCTACCACTTACGGACAGGTCACCGGCTTCCGTGACAAGCGCATCATCCAGCTTGGCGCGAAGGTCAGCTTCTAGCCCCTTTCCCTCCCTGGGGAGACTTCGGCGGCGGTCGCTTCGGCGGCTGCCGCTTTCTTTTGGGCGAAAATAGCTCCATTCGGGCGCGGATACGCCCCGCTCGCTGCAAATCTGCCCGGAAATGGGGCGAAGCGCGTAAAATCAAGGGTGGATCAACACAAGTTGCAATGCGACATTGGAGGAAGTAGTTTTGGCGACACGCGACCGTTTTCTGTTTACCAGTGAGTCCGTAACCGAAGGACACCCTGACAAGATTGCCGATCAGGTATCGGATGCCATTCTGGATGCCTGCCTGGCGCAGGACCCGACGAGCCGCGTCGCCTGTGAAACGCTGACCTGCACCGGCCTGGTCGTGGTGGCTGGCGAAATCACCACGAAGGCGTATGTCGACTTCCAGAGCATTGTCCGCAACACGGTCAAGGAGATTGGCTACGATGACGCGCTGAAGGGCTTCGACTCGAACACCTGCGCTGTGATCTCGACGATCAACTCGCAGTCGCCTGACATTGCCCAGGGTGTGGATACCGGCGGAGCCGGTGACCAGGGCATGATGTTCGGCTATGCCACCAACGAGACCCCCGAGCTGATGCCGACGCCGATCGCACTGGCGCACAAGCTGGCCGCCAAGCTGACTGAGGTTCGCAAGTCTGGCCTGATGGGCTACCTGCGTCCCGACGGCAAGAGCCAGGTGACCGTGGAGTATGACGAGAACCACAAGCCGGTACGTGTGGACGCTATCGTCATCTCGACCCAGCATGCCGAGTTCAAGGACCGCGATGCGAACAGCACGCTGACCAACGAGCAGCTGCACGCCGACATCCTGAAGAACGTGATCCAGGCTGTGATTCCTGCTGAGCTGCTGGATGCCGACACCAAGTACCACATCAACCCGACCGGCCGCTTCGTTATCGGCGGCCCGATGGGCGACTCCGGTCTGACCGGCCGCAAGATCATCGTCGACACCTACGGCGGCATGGGCCGTCACGGCGGCGGCGCGTTCTCCGGTAAGGACTCGACCAAGGTAGACCGTTCGGCTGCGTACATGGCCCGCTACATTGCCAAGAATATCGTCGCCGCCGGCCTGGCCGACCGCGCCGAGGTTCAGCTGGCCTACGCCATCGGCGTTGCCGAGCCGGTTTCGGTTCTAGTGGACACCTTCGGTACGGGCAAGGTCTCCTCGACGAAGATCACTGAGGCTGTCCGCGCGAACTTCTCGCTGACGCCGAAGGGCATCATCGAGACCCTGCAGCTTCGCCGTCCGATCTTCAAGCAGACCGCTGCCTACGGCCACTTTGGCCGCTCGGGTGACGCGTTCACATGGGAGAAGACGGACAAGGCTGCCAGCCTGAAGGCCGCTGTCGAGAAGGAACTGGTCGCCGCCAAGTAGTTTGCGTGGTGTGTTCTGAGTTGTGAGTAAAAGCCCCGGCCTTTGAGCCGGGGCTTTTGCATTTGCCGTTCTTGCTGTTCCTTTTCTTGCCTTGTCATTCCGCAGGGATCTGCTTCCTGGTTTGAACAGCAGATTTCCTTCGCTGCGCTCCGGTAGGTTGTGTATACGGATTGATGGCTCAGCTATAGTCAATCTCATCCATGCCACGACGGCTTCCAGTCTGGGTGACGGGGTTTGCCAACCTGCCGCTGGGCTTCTTCTACGGGTTTATTAACACCGCCATGCCGCTGCTGCTCAGCACGCAGGGGGTGTCGGTGGCGCGCATTGCCACCATCTCTGCGATTGCGTTTTCGCCCAGCTTCTGGGGGTTTGTAGCCGCTCCGGTTGTGGATGTGGCGTTTTCGCGGCGGACGTGGGTGTGGGTGTGGCTTGCCGCGATGGCGTTGTGCATCGGGTCCAGTGTTTTGCTGACCGGGCATCTGCTGCTGTTTACCGCCGACCTCACGCTGGGATGCCTTGCCACCAACCTGTTCCAGGCTGCGGCCGGCGGCTGGCTGGCGGAGATGGTAAGTGACGAGGAGCGTGGCCACATGGGCGCCTGGTACCAGATCGCCAATCTGGGGGGAGCGGCGCTGTTTGGCGTGACGGCCATCGTGATTGTGCAGCATGTGGCCGCGGGCAAGGCGGCGGTGCTGGTCATGCTGTGTTTCCTTGTGCCGTCCCTGGCGCTTTTCTCGCTGCTGCCAAAGCCGGTGAGCGTGGCGCGAAGAACGGCGGTGGTCTTCGGCACGCTGTTTCATGAGCTTGGCCTGATTCTGCGGAAGCGCGATGTGCTGATGGGGCTGATCACCTTTCTGCTGCCCGCCGGAGCGTTTGCGCTGAACAATGTTTTCTCCGGGCTGGGTGCGGACTTTCATGCTTCCACCAACTGGGTGACGACGGTATGCGGAGCTGGTGTGGCTATTGCCTGCTCGCTGGGCTGCCTTGCCGGCGGACCGCTGGCCGATCGCTACTCGCGTATGACGGTGTACATCTGCGCCGGTTCGGCGACGTCGATTGCGACGGGTATCGCGCTGTTCTGCCCGCGTTCCGGGGCCAGCTATGCGGCTCTGGTGCTGCTGTACAACTTCTGCCAGGGCATCAACTTTACGGCGCTGACGGCCATTGTCTTCCAGCTCACCGGGAGTGAGAATCCGCTGGCGGCGACGCAGATGTCGCTGCTGTTCAGCGCGGCCAACCTGCCCACCAGCTATGTCACCTGGCTGGATGGCCGTGGCTATGCGGGCTTTGGCGTGCCAGGTCTGCTGCTGACGGATACCTTGCTGATGCTGGTCTTCGGAACCATCCTGTATGGAGCGTTTTACCGGTATGACCGCAAGATGCTGCAGCGTCCGCACGCGGGATAAAACGTTTCTATAAGTGGCTGCGGTCGTCTACAATCCTCTCGATTTCAAACCGGAGATTGTTTTGTCTATGAAGCTGCGCGCACTGGTTGTCCTCCCTCTTCTTGCTTCGGCTGCACTGGCCCAAAAGCCCGGCGACAAGTACTTCAAGGACTGGCCCGAGAACACGGACCCGAAGGTGGTGGGCAAGAAACTTGCGGACCATTTTGTTGTCAGTCCGCACCAGTACACGGCGACGATTCACTACTCGGAGGTTGGCGCCTGGTACGGTGCCCTGGAGTTCTCCAAGCTGACCAGTGACACCGACCTGCGGGACAAGCTGATCAAGAAATTTGAGCCGTTGATGCCCGGCGGCACGGAGGAGTCGCGCATTCCGCAGCGGCGGCATGTGGACGACTCCATCTTCGGCATTGTGCCGATTGAGATCGGCATCCTGACCAAGGATGAGAAGTATGCCAGCTATGGCAAGAGCTGGGCCGACCGCCAGTGGGAGAATCCTCAGCCGGATGGTCTGTCGGCCGAGACGCGCTACTGGATCGACGACATGTACATGCTGACCATCCTGCAGCTTGAGGAGTATCGCGCCAGCGGAGACAAGAAGTACCTGGATCGCACGGCGAAGGAGATGGTGAGCTACCTGGACAAGCTGCAAAAACCGAACGGTCTCTTTTTCCACGCGCCGGACGTGCCGTACTTCTGGGGCCGCGGTGACGGCTGGATGGCCGTCGGCATGGCGGAGCTGTTGGTGGATCTGCCTGCCAATCACCCGGACCGCCCGCGCATTGTGAAGGGCT
Protein-coding regions in this window:
- the metK gene encoding methionine adenosyltransferase; this translates as MATRDRFLFTSESVTEGHPDKIADQVSDAILDACLAQDPTSRVACETLTCTGLVVVAGEITTKAYVDFQSIVRNTVKEIGYDDALKGFDSNTCAVISTINSQSPDIAQGVDTGGAGDQGMMFGYATNETPELMPTPIALAHKLAAKLTEVRKSGLMGYLRPDGKSQVTVEYDENHKPVRVDAIVISTQHAEFKDRDANSTLTNEQLHADILKNVIQAVIPAELLDADTKYHINPTGRFVIGGPMGDSGLTGRKIIVDTYGGMGRHGGGAFSGKDSTKVDRSAAYMARYIAKNIVAAGLADRAEVQLAYAIGVAEPVSVLVDTFGTGKVSSTKITEAVRANFSLTPKGIIETLQLRRPIFKQTAAYGHFGRSGDAFTWEKTDKAASLKAAVEKELVAAK
- a CDS encoding MFS transporter, whose translation is MPRRLPVWVTGFANLPLGFFYGFINTAMPLLLSTQGVSVARIATISAIAFSPSFWGFVAAPVVDVAFSRRTWVWVWLAAMALCIGSSVLLTGHLLLFTADLTLGCLATNLFQAAAGGWLAEMVSDEERGHMGAWYQIANLGGAALFGVTAIVIVQHVAAGKAAVLVMLCFLVPSLALFSLLPKPVSVARRTAVVFGTLFHELGLILRKRDVLMGLITFLLPAGAFALNNVFSGLGADFHASTNWVTTVCGAGVAIACSLGCLAGGPLADRYSRMTVYICAGSATSIATGIALFCPRSGASYAALVLLYNFCQGINFTALTAIVFQLTGSENPLAATQMSLLFSAANLPTSYVTWLDGRGYAGFGVPGLLLTDTLLMLVFGTILYGAFYRYDRKMLQRPHAG
- a CDS encoding glycoside hydrolase family 88/105 protein, which translates into the protein MKLRALVVLPLLASAALAQKPGDKYFKDWPENTDPKVVGKKLADHFVVSPHQYTATIHYSEVGAWYGALEFSKLTSDTDLRDKLIKKFEPLMPGGTEESRIPQRRHVDDSIFGIVPIEIGILTKDEKYASYGKSWADRQWENPQPDGLSAETRYWIDDMYMLTILQLEEYRASGDKKYLDRTAKEMVSYLDKLQKPNGLFFHAPDVPYFWGRGDGWMAVGMAELLVDLPANHPDRPRIVKGYKLMMAGLLKYQGKDGMWRQLIDKDDAWPESSSSAMFTYAFITGVKNGWLPEAEYGPAARKGWIAVAGYIDQNSDITQVCEGTGKKNDLAYYYARRRRTGDFHGQEAAIWCTNALLR